The Panicum virgatum strain AP13 chromosome 5K, P.virgatum_v5, whole genome shotgun sequence genome has a window encoding:
- the LOC120708617 gene encoding pentatricopeptide repeat-containing protein At4g11690-like: protein MAATTAAAVRRLCAAGEVRSALAVLARGEKSGVVALDVAACTALVHHFCRSGDVVEARRVFDVMPRLGVAPNEVTYTALIHAYFVHGHRELGFALFEEMRRGGVEPNLYTYNCLMGEWCRTGEFERARLLFDEMLVKGVARNAVSYNTLIAGLCRHGKLKDAVQLLEAMRREGIRPSMVTFNLLVDGYGKAGKISNALHFFNQMKAAGFLPSAVTYNALIAGFCRVRDMARAIRAFSDMKERGLAPTKVTYTILIDAFAKENEMMRAFEMLSEMERTGLEVDVQSYGVILHALCMEGKMMEARKLFQSMDLKGVKPNNVIYDMMIYGYGREGSSYKALRLIMEMRRIGLVPNVASYCLTIRLLCNEGKCLEAEALIDDMASAGLQTSESIHRALLDAKARLDDSIDAPFT from the exons ATGGCGGCGACCACGGCCGCAGCCGTGCGCCggctctgcgccgccggcgaggtgcgGTCGGCCCTGGCGGTGCTCGCCCGCGGGGAGAAGTCAGGCGTCGTGGCATTGGACGTGGCCGCGTGCACCGCGCTCGTCCACCACTTCTGCCGGAGCGGCGACGTGGTGGAGGCCCGGAGGGTGTTCGACGTAATGCCACGCCTGGGCGTGGCCCCTAACGAG GTCACGTACACCGCCCTGATCCACGCCTACTTCGTTCACGGGCACAGGGAATTGGGTTTCGCCTTGTTTGAGGAGATGAGGAGAGGCGGAGTCGAGCCCAACCTCtacacctacaactgcttgatgGGGGAGTGGTGCAGGACTGGGGAGTTCGAGCGCGCCCGTCTCCTGTTCGATGAAATGCTTGTCAAGGGCGTGGCGCGCAATGCTGTCAGTTACAACACCCTCATTGCGGGGTTGTGCAGGCACGGCAAGCTGAAGGATGCCGTCCAACTACTGGAAGCGATGAGAAGGGAGGGTATCCGTCCAAGCATGGTGACGTTCAACCTTCTTGTCGATGGCTATGGAAAAGCTGGGAAGATCTCCAATGCTTTGCATTTCTTCAACCAGATGAAGGCAGCTGGGTTCCTACCTAGTGCAGTGACATACAATGCGCTCATTGCTGGGTTCTGTCGTGTTAGAGATATGGCCCGGGCGATCAGAGCTTTCTCGGACATGAAGGAGCGTGGTTTAGCGCCTACAAAAGTGACGTACACCATACTCATTGATGCatttgctaaggaaaatgaaaTGATGAGGGCATTCGAGATGCTTTCAGAGATGGAGAGGACTGGTTTGGAGGTGGATGTGCAGAGTTATGGTGTTATCTTGCATGCACTGTGCATGGAAGGGAAGATGATGGAAGCCAGGAAGCTGTTTCAGTCAATGGACTTGAAAGGTGTCAAGCCAAACAATGTGATATATGACATGATGATCTATGGCTATGGGCGTGAAGGAAGCTCATATAAGGCTCTGAGGCTGATCATGGAAATGAGGAGGATTGGCTTGGTTCCAAACGTTGCTAGCTATTGCCTGACGATCCGTCTTCTCTGCAATGAAGGGAAGTGCCTGGAGGCGGAGGCTTTGATTGATGACATGGCGAGTGCTGGTCTGCAAACAAGTGAATCCATCCACAGAGCATTATTGGATGCTAAGGCAAGATTGGACGATTCCATAGATGCCCCTTTTACTTAA
- the LOC120708620 gene encoding transcription factor MYB3R-2-like translates to MGAMAAEVVQEGCVENRQPLAASSSSLSDGSSCGGGGQAGASPPVSSSGNSISGLRRTSGPIRRAKGGWTPEEDETLRKAVETFKGRNWKKIAEFFHDRTEVQCLHRWQKVLNPELIKGPWTQEEDDKIIDLVRKYGPTKWSIIAKSLPGRIGKQCRERWHNHLNPEIRKDAWTLEEERALINAHRVYGNKWAEIAKALPGRTDNSIKNHWNSSLRKKLDVYGANSVLATPNLLAHDDFKDQMRPVAIGSHLDLNKVPNIGSKDVPGRAHRSIMGPLLQAYNLKSIEDSGGLLSLSIPTVQASYSSLVDGSAVTLAVQGLESDSVREKGLEINSIHSKHEKCTEISSTPDPVEEGCAIQSESAPGKSGTKPSLKNELYSTLGPLCYQIPNMEEVAPISSSLRSEHHGAHQTTQHSRDGLMSPDGYTSPSPTIGKVSSPLTVDSILKTAADSFPCTPSILRKRKRDKSTPTSDNFFTANGTRASTNSPESFKTASFLSLGPIDDGLLTSVRSSDASPPYQIRSKRMVALKSVEKQLDFSADGLDTSGSEILNSPCHNSQGANSKGT, encoded by the exons ATGggggcgatggcggcggaggtggtgcaGGAGGGGTGCGTGGAGAATCGGCAGCCCctggcggcgtcgagctcctcTTTGTCTGATGGCAGCAgctgtggcggcggaggccaggCCGGGGCGTCGCCGCCGGTATCAAGCTCGGGGAATTCCATCTCCGGCCTGAG GCGAACAAGTGGGCCCATAAGAAGAGCTAAGGGTGGCTGGACACCAGAAGAG GATGAAACACTGCGGAAGGCAGTTGAAACTTTCAAGGGTAGAAACTGGAAAAAAATAG CTGAATTCTTCCATGATAGGACAGAGGTACAATGTTTGCATCGCTGGCAAAAGGTTCTTAATCCTGAGCTTATCAAAGGCCCTTGGACTCAAGAG GAAGATGATAAAATCATCGACCTTGTGCGCAAGTATGGACCAACAAAATGGTCTATCATAGCGAAGTCATTGCCTGGCCGCATAGGCAAGCAATGCCGAGAGAG GTGGCATAATCATCTGAATCCAGAAATAAGGAAAGATGCATGGACTCTTGAGGAGGAAAGGGCACTCATTAATGCTCATCGAGTGTATGGAAATAAGTGGGCAGAAATAGCAAAAGCTCTTCCTGGAAG gACTGATAATTCTATAAAGAATCATTGGAACAGTTCTTTGAGAAAGAAGCTAGATGTCTACGGTGCCAACAGTGTTCTCGCAACTCCAAACCTGCTAGCTCATGATGATTTCAAGGATCAAATGAGGCCTGTAGCTATTGGCAGCCATCTTGATCTGAACAAAGTGCCCAACATTGGTTCAAAAGATGTCCCTGGAAGAGCTCATCGCTCCATTATGGGGCCACTTTTACAGGCATACAATTTGAAATCTATCGAGGACTCTGGTGGTCTCCTTTCTCTTTCTATACCAACTGTGCAGGCTTCATACTCATCACTAGTTGATGGTTCTGCTGTTACTCTAGCGGTACAAGGTCTGGAAAGTGACTCTGTCCGTGAGAAGGGCCTAGAAATTAATTCCATTCATTCGAAGCATGAGAAGTGTACTGAGATTAGCTCCACACCTGATCCTGTGGAGGAAGGCTGTGCCATTCAGTCAGAATCTGCTCCAGGCAAAAGTGGTACCAAACCATCTTTGAAGAATGAGTTGTATTCTACCCTTGGTCCTCTTTGTTATCAGATTCCTAATATGGAAGAAGTTGCCCCAATCAGTTCCTCACTCCGTTCTGAACATCATGGTGCACATCAAACAACACAGCATAGCAGGGATGGGCTTATGTCACCTGATGGTTATACTTCCCCATCTCCAACAATTGGCAAAGTATCAAGTCCACTAACTGTCGATTCAATTTTGAAAACTGCTGCTGACAGCTTTCCATGCACTCCTTCAATATTAAGGAAAAGAAAACGTGATAAATCAACACCTACTTCAGACAACTTTTTCACTGCTAATGGGACAAGAGCTTCTACAAATTCTCCAGAGTCATTTAAAACTGCATCATTTTTGTCATTGGGCCCTATTGATGATGGGTTATTGACATCTGTCAGGAGTTCTGATGCTTCACCTCCCTATCAGATCAGGTCAAAAAGAATGGTTGCCCTAAAATCAGTTGAGAAACAGCTAGATTTTTCAGCAGATGGATTGGATACTTCTGGTTCTGAAATCCTGAACTCTCCTTGCCATAATTCTCAAGGCGCAAATTCTAAGGGGACGTAG
- the LOC120708619 gene encoding ribonuclease II, chloroplastic/mitochondrial-like — MGPSPMAARAAGGCSSAALALFGFRPLRRAVRPAAAFCWGQYPPYGGCRSRLAHSLVDSVLDELRSRRRVRVSAKIGLQGTKELSDNKIDKRALQKGLLLEFQKDSDRSLLAVVERPDGKKNWMVTDQNGILSSIKPQQVTYVVPGVMNFDASRIDEFLEKAQDLLDPTVLECAWMELSENDKSITVEEFAEIVYGNKESLESYCAHFLLSRDIVYFVKVESRDYSIYQPRSPPQVEELLRRKRAKEEAEKELEEFVHLLKSAKALPMESKPPKSSWFVDEKVGQKIEALQAYAVDACSDEQRRLAGNILKAMGFTRTSSAALKLLINVGYFPVHVNLDLFKYDVRITYTEEVLSAAEELLVDRPDSDMHIRKDLSTLKVYAIDVDEADELDDALSAIRLPDGRIKVWIHVADPTCLIKPRSIIDREAMHRGTSIFLPTATFPMFPERLAMNAMSLQQGKQCKSVSVSVTLHPDGSIAEYTLENSVIKPTYMLTYESATELLYMNLKEEEELRILQEAASIRAQWRRSQGSIDTAMIEPRIKVSNPDDPEPNINLYVEDQANPAMQLVSEMMILCGEAVAAFGAANNLPLPYRGHPQSNTAVSAFSHVPDGPARSFANISVLRAAEMDFQKPVPHGVLGIPGYVQFTSPIRRYVDLLAHYQVKAFLRGDSPPYSAGDLEGMTFIASMHVKVARRLHSNSLRYWLLEYLRRQPKGRKYKALILKFVKDRMAALLLVEVGMQVTTIVSRGKVGDEVSVAVDTAHPRDDILSIREVIEDTDDTEE; from the exons ATGGGGCCGTCGCccatggcggcgcgggcggcgggcgggtgCTCATCGGCGGCGCTCGCGCTCTTCGGCTTCCgccccctccgccgcgccgtccgcccggccgccgcttTCTGCTGGGGCCAGTACCCCCCTTACGGcggctgcaggagccgcctggcGCACAGCCTCGTGGATTCCGTCCTGGATGAGCTCCGCTCCCGGCGGCGCGTCCGGGTCTCGGCAAA GATAGGATTGCAGGGCACAAAAGAACTGTCTGACAATAAGATAGATAAGAGGGCATTACAGAAAGGGTTGCTGCTCGAATTTCAGAAAGATTCAGATAGATCTTTGCTTGCAGTTGTTGAACGGCCTGATGGAAAGAAAAACTGGATGGTGACTGATCAG AATGGTATCTTGTCTTCGATAAAGCCCCAGCAGGTTACATATGTCGTCCCTGGTGTCATGAATTTTGACGCTTCAAGAATTGATGAATTTCTTGAGAAAGCGCAAGACCTTTTG GACCCAACAGTTTTGGAGTGTGCTTGGATGGAGCTTTCTGAGAATGATAAATCAATAACGGTTGAGGAGTTTGCTGAG ATAGTATATGGTAACAAGGAGTCTCTGGAAAGCTACTGTGCGCATTTCTTGTTATCAAGGGATATAGTCTATTTTGTCAAGGTAGAGAGCAGAGATTATTCCATCTACCAACCTCGCTCACCTCCTCAG GTAGAGGAACTTCTACGACGGAAACGTGCTAAAGAGGAAGCTGAGAAGGAACTGGAAGAATTTGTCCACTTACTCAAGTCTGCCAAAGCATTGCCTATGGAGTCCAAGCCTCCGAAAAGTTCATGGTTTGTGGATGAGAAAGTTGGGCAAAAAATTGAGGCTCTTCAAGCATATGCAGTTGATGCATGTAGCGATGAACAAAGAAGACTAGCAGGAAAT ATTCTCAAAGCTATGGGGTTCACAAGGACGTCATCAGCTGCTCTAAAGCTCCTTATAAATGTCGGTTACTTCCCTGTGCATGTCAACCTTGATCTTTTCAAGTACGATGTTCGTATCACGTACACCGAGGAAGTTTTGTCTGCTGCGGAGGAGCTTCTGGTGGACAGACCTGATTCAGACATG CATATCAGGAAGGATCTTTCAACTTTGAAGGTGTACGCAATTGATGTAGATGAGGCTGATGAA CTTGATGATGCATTGAGCGCAATTAGGCTCCCTGATGGTAGGATAAAGGTCTGGATACATGTTGCTGATCCAACGTGCTTGATCAAACCTCGGAGCATCATTGATAG GGAGGCAATGCACAGAGGAACCTCAATCTTTCTACCAACTGCTACGTTTCCGATGTTCCCGGAGAGGCTTGCCATGAATGCTATGAGCTTGCAGCAGGGTAAACAATGCAAATCTGTAAGCGTATCTGTGACTTTGCACCCTGATGGGAG TATTGCAGAATATACTCTAGAGAATTCAGTCATCAAACCTACCTACATGTTGACCTACGAGAGTGCAACTGAATTGCTTTACATGAACCTTAAAGAAGAGGAAGAACTAAGGATTCTTCAAGAAGCTGCTTCCATCCGTGCACAGTGGCGTCGTAGCCAG GGTTCAATAGACACTGCAATGATAGAACCACGTATCAAGGTGTCAAATCCTGATGATCCCGAACCAAATATTAATCTATATGTTGAAGACCAAGCCAATCCAGCAATGCAGCTTGTATCTGAAATGATGATACTCTGTGGCGAGGCAGTGGCTGCTTTTGGTGCTGCCAACAATCTCCCTTTGCCATACAGAGGTCACCCCCAGTCTAACACGGCAGTGTCTGCATTTTCTCATGTACCAGATGGGCCTGCAAGGAGCTTTGCAAATATCAGTGTGCTCCGTGCTGCAGAAATGGATTTTCAAAAACCTGTACCACATGGTGTACTTGGTATTCCTGGCTATGTGCAGTTCACCTCTCCTATTCGAAGATATGTTGATTTGCTAGCTCATTACCAG GTAAAAGCTTTTCTTAGAGGTGATTCCCCACCATATTCAGCGGGTGACCTAGAAGGAATGACATTTATTGCGAGCATGCATGTTAAAGTAGCTAGGAGGCTTCATAGCAACAGCTTACGGTACTGGTTGTTGGAATACTTGAGGAGACAGCCAAAGGGGAGGAAGTACAAAGCGCTGATTCTTAAGTTTGTTAAGGATCGTATGGCAGCTCTGCTTTTGGTGGAG GTCGGGATGCAAGTTACAACAATAGTTTCGCGTGGGAAAGTGGGAGATGAAGTTAGTGTTGCTGTGGACACGGCTCATCCACGTGATGATATCTTATCAATCAGAGAGGTTATTGAGGATACCGATGATACTGAGGAGTAA